The region ttttttataaatgcatataaaataatatggaatttttttatcaaaaaaatgaatgcGAACTGGGACGAAATAAAGTGAATTTCTATAAAGCAAATCGACATGTATGCAATTTGCTTCTTCTAAATTTTCTTATcgctatttttattatacatattattagcatcacaataagaaaaaatattcatcatatttgtgattcatacatatattgattacatttttttatccacATTATTAATCTGAAAAGGTTTTTGTacaaatgtatttttttttcattaaatctttaatatttcatagtttataactatatatatcacaATATAATATCTACGTTTCAAATTTACTGCAAATTTCTAACTTGGTGTTAATAATTTCAAAGAGATACTCCAAGCATTTGTACGATATATTTGGGACTATAAATTACTTGCAAAATAAAGTGATATACTATCAAGttgtattaattatatttcagATAACTCTCACTATAACAATAgtatagaaatatatagtatgtaaattttttgaaaaaaaaaatatgagaaattaaaacaaatgagTAGCAACGATTCATTAAATGAAACATGTTCCAATGATAATGATAAGGAAAATGCTCCGAATTCGGATGATAATAACTTAAACGATCAAAATGAAGACAAagataatacaaataatgaaaattcggcagatataaatattaataactcagaacaaattaataataatggtaGATTTAATAGTACTGGAAACAGTAAGTGGGGCTATGACATACCCCCCCCTCCAGATTCAAATCAATACCCtggtgaaaataataataaaatgatgaaCAATGCAAAGGGTATATATAATCCATACCCTCAAAATATGAATGCCCAAATGAATATGTTTCCAAATGCAGATGGTGTGACAAATAATTTACCATTAGCAATGTATCAAAATGCCCataatatgttatataatcctatgaattatatgaatagtAAAGCTTATTTAAAACTTATGAAATACAATAAAGTAATAACAGCAGATCCTAACATCCCACCCAATGAAAcattatatgtaaaaaatttaaatgataaaataaaatgtgaggatatgaaaaaaagtttaaaaaatatttttaatcaaTATGGACTAATTGAAGATATAATTGTTATGAAATCTTTTTGGAGAAAAGGTCAAGCTTGGATTGTATATGATACTATCGAAAGTTCAACTAAAGCTTTAAATGCATTACAAGGTTTTGTTTTATTCGGAAAAATTatgcaaataaattattcacATAATAAAAGTGATGTGCATACAAAAAGAAATGGCACTTTTGTAGAAAGATCAAAAGAACCCAAAAAACCTAAGCAAATTATTGAAAGAgaaagaaaacaaaaagaaatttttgaaaaaatgcaacaaaattattttgaaatgCAAATGAATCATATTAAAGCTATGCATAATGATGCCTTggacaaaaataaaaattttgatttaaGTCAAATGGATAAAGAAGCATTAATAGCTCGAGCTCAGCAAAAAGCAAacgaagaaaaaaaacgaaaaaaaggTGAAAATCCCTTACAAAACAATACTAATTACAATATTCCTAGTATTCATCACCCCCAATTTTATGCTATGAATGCTTTTGCGCCAATTCAAGCCAATCCTGTAATTCCATAtagaatattatttgttgaAAATGTTGATGAAAATGTTAATACTGAAGCttttaatgatatattcAAAGCCTTTTCAGGATTTGTTGAAGCCAGAATTATTCCACAGAGAAATGTTGCATTTGTTGATTATACAGACGAATCTTCTGCAACATCCGCAATGAAAGGTAccttatttaaaatttgcaCAAGTGATAAAATCActttattacattttatttttatttatccaTGCCGCATATCCCATATTTGGGATATATGACAAATTTTtagttattttaaaatgaaaaaatctTAGTAGTTGCATAGACTACCCACAAAAAAGCCatgcaaaatatatataatgaaagaattttcatatgcatacatatatacacatattatttttgtcttCCATTTTTTCAGCC is a window of Plasmodium vinckei vinckei genome assembly, chromosome: PVVCY_14 DNA encoding:
- a CDS encoding U1 small nuclear ribonucleoprotein A, putative, translated to MSSNDSLNETCSNDNDKENAPNSDDNNLNDQNEDKDNTNNENSADININNSEQINNNGRFNSTGNSKWGYDIPPPPDSNQYPGENNNKMMNNAKGIYNPYPQNMNAQMNMFPNADGVTNNLPLAMYQNAHNMLYNPMNYMNSKAYLKLMKYNKVITADPNIPPNETLYVKNLNDKIKCEDMKKSLKNIFNQYGLIEDIIVMKSFWRKGQAWIVYDTIESSTKALNALQGFVLFGKIMQINYSHNKSDVHTKRNGTFVERSKEPKKPKQIIERERKQKEIFEKMQQNYFEMQMNHIKAMHNDALDKNKNFDLSQMDKEALIARAQQKANEEKKRKKGENPLQNNTNYNIPSIHHPQFYAMNAFAPIQANPVIPYRILFVENVDENVNTEAFNDIFKAFSGFVEARIIPQRNVAFVDYTDESSATSAMKALQDYELQGSKLKISYAKR